A region of Etheostoma cragini isolate CJK2018 chromosome 2, CSU_Ecrag_1.0, whole genome shotgun sequence DNA encodes the following proteins:
- the parn gene encoding poly(A)-specific ribonuclease PARN: MEVTRQNYKDSLNTVYSAIEEADFLAIDGEFSGISDGPNVSALTNGLDTPEERYTKLKKHSMDFLLFQFGLCTFTYDQTKSKYITKSFNFYVFPKPFNRTSPDLKFICQSSSIDFLASQGFDFNKVFCHGIPYLNQEEEAQLREQTEERRNQHANGVGTPSYISPSSKGPAHVPEEHKDYINRVIEKVEALFTNSEKTLDLDPCTGFQRKLIYQTLNWKFPKGLHVETVETEKKERYIQVSKVDDEERKRREQQKQEREQEELNDAVGFSRVIHAITKSAKLVVGHNMLLDVMHTIHQFYCPLPEDLQDFKEITMCVFPRILDTKLMASTQPFKELITNTSLAELEKQLKESPFKSPQVETAEGFPGYDTAQGQLHEAGYDAYITGLCFISMANYLGSFLTPPKAYISAHSKLIEPFFNKLFLMRIIDIPYLNITGPDLQPKRDHVLYVTFPKEWKTSDLYQLFSAFGNIQVSWIDDTSAFVSLSQTDQVQIAMNTSRYAESYRIQTYAEYIQGKQQDKEKLNQTPKSWGEDGWMKPHHTSATCAGFGYPRGLRKRSISPAQGDQGTGDASVTDGWSHCLYPDSTGSKKMKTDDKSGQAIESKTSEGWLKTADASDSAGSSPVPDEVEEQSPEGNDAEGTVPWQQATTVHRKKGQKKKAKGAKSTTSLFEVPEVW; the protein is encoded by the exons ATGGAGGTGACACGCCAAA attataAAGACAGTTTAAACACGGTGTACAGCGCCATAGAGGAGGCTGACTTCCTTGCCATCGATGGAGAATTTTCAG gGATAAGCGACGGTCCCAATGTCAGTGCACTCACCAACGGACTGGACACACCAGAAGAGCGATACACGAAGCTTAAAAAG CACTCAATGGACTTTCTGCTGTTCCAGTTTGGATTATGTACATTCACGTACGACCAGACGAAGTCAAA GTATATCACAAAgtcttttaatttttatgtaTTCCCGAAACCGTTCAACAGGACATCTCCTGACTTAAAGTTCATCTGTCAA AGTTCCAGTATTGACTTCCTGGCCAGTCAGGGATTTGACTTCAACAAGGTGTTCTGTCATG GAATCCCATATCTaaaccaagaagaagaagcccaGCTGAGGGAgcagacagaggagaggagaaatcaACATGCTAACGGTGTAGGGACACCATCCTACATCTCCCCCTCCTCCAAAGGCCCTGCACATGTACCTGAGGAGCATAAAGACTACATCAACAGGGTGAT AGAGAAGGTTGAGGCCCTCTTCACTAACTCTGAGAAGACTTTGGACTTGGACCCATGTACCGG GTTTCAGAGAAAGCTGATCTACCAGACACTGAACTGGAA GTTTCCCAAGGGGCTTCATGTGGAAACTGTGGAAACGGAAAAG aaGGAGCGATACATCCAGGTCAGCAAAGTAGATgatgaagagaggaagaggagggaacaacagaaacaagagagagagcag GAGGAGCTAAATGATGCTGTTGGCTTCTCCAGGGTCATCCACGCCATCACCAAATCT GCCAAACTTGTGGTTGGTCATAACATGCTGTTGGATGTGATGCACACCATCCACCAGTTCTACTGCCCTCTGCCAGAG GATCTTCAAGACTTTAAAGAGATCACAATGTGTGTCTTCCCAAG AATTCTGGACACAAAGTTGATGGCTTCCACTCAGCCCTTTAAG GAGCTGATCACTAACACGTCTCTGGCAGAGTTGGAGAAACAGCTGAAAGAGAGCCCTTTCAAATCACCACAAGTTG AAACGGCAGAGGGGTTCCCCGGTTATGACACAGCCCAGGGACAGCTCCATGAGGCCGGGTACGATGCATACATCACTGGCCTCTGTTTCATCTCGATGGCCAACTACCTGG GCTCTTTCTTGACTCCACCCAAAGCGTACATCTCTGCTCACTCAAAACTAATTGAGCCTTTCTTCAACAA GCTTTTCCTGATGAGGATCATAGATATTCCCTACCTCAACATCACAGGACCAGATT TGCAACCTAAAAGAGACCATGTCCTGTATGTCACCTTCCCAAAAGAATGGAAGACTAGTGACCTCTACCAGCTCTTTAGTGCCTTTG GAAACATCCAGGTTTCCTGGATAGACGACACGTCAGCATTTGTGTCCCTAAGTCAGACGGACCAGGTACAGATCG CTATGAACACCAGCCGCTATGCAGAGAGTTACAGGATCCAGACGTATGCGGAGTACATCCAGGGTAAGCAGCAGGACAAGGAGAAGCTCAACCAGACGCCCAAATCTTGGGGAGAGGATGGCTGGATGAAACCTCACCACACCTCCGCTACTTGTGCTGGTTTTGGATATCCCAG GGGTTTGAGGAAACGCAGCATCAGTCCCGCTCAGGGAGATCAGGGGACCGGAGATGCTTCAGTCACAGATGGCTGGAGTCACTGCTTGTACCCGGATAGCACAGGCAGCAAGAAGATGAAAActgatg ACAAAAGTGGGCAAGCTATTGAGAGCAAGACCTCAGAAGGATGGCTAAAGACTGC AGATGCATCGGATTCAGCGGGGTCTAGTCCAGTCCCTGATGAGGTGGAAGAGCAAAGTCCTGAAGGCAATGATGCTGAGGGGACGGTACCTTGGCAACAAGCCACAACAGTCCATAGGAAGAAAGGTCAAAAGAAAAAGGCCAAAG GGGCTAAATCTACAACGTCGCTGTTTGAGGTCCCGGAAGTCTGGTAG